The Ignavibacteriota bacterium genome has a window encoding:
- a CDS encoding M4 family metallopeptidase produces the protein MIRSFVVTVCSLAVLSHGSAIAGGSKTPSAAGTSRHFAAKNAVQRIASADERARMAADAQAFTARYLGASAGQNMTIQWDGQQGVPLFLRVPQPSQVRGAGGNAVSAMHARSSAAEFLKTNAALLRVTDPVAEFHETAMEADEMGFTHLRYEQRYRGVEVWGREILVHVRPDGTVESLNGRYVPTPVNRPADVAAVSVERARSVALDHCGPWGNVTAERTAYLPDDAGGLTYCRVISVAGGLDQRKDIFVDAATGAVVKEYNRVVMDGPVTGSGVDVKGATRPLNLYQIGTQYFMIDASKPMYIAAQSQFPNDGKGVLYAFDAKNGETSLYQITSANQNSWAVSPGVSALYTSGKVYDYYKSVHNRNAIDNKGGTMNVVVNFKSGYNNAFWNGQYMVFGNGDGSTFSDLTGSADVTAHEMAHGITEWSANLLYENQSGALNESFSDIFGTLFEFWLEGAGGDWLMGEDVFTPGTAGDALRSMSNPGGAEVPSGSRQPSTMAQYINLPNTEAGDFGGVHVNSGIPNKAFYLFATSAGVTKEDAGKVYYRALTTYLTKNAQFVDCRLAVIKSAEDLFGGPGNAKALAAAAAFDAVGITAGAGTGQPPVDPPVQGTRYVALIDAQTGQLFRWTIGTNTFAQLTAGALWSRPAVTDNGGSLFYVDAQNNVHTVKSDGTGDQALSTSGGFNNIAVSRSGRYLAATTVYSEPKIYVFDLQNSAGNKVLALSTPVYQQGETGGSIRYPDRIDWSSDETRIMYDAYNTAVVSGGDTVGSWDINVVRVADGSIARLFPSQPRGTDIGNAVYASNTDNLIAMDYSDASGQVQVLAVNLNTGDAGVVTNNYSSLGSPSFSVDDKKVYYHYIDELSDKFQVWSVSLGTDGITGTGDDKMEVDGGVYPLAFAIGTRATDVVVGAELPLAFGLDQNYPNPFNPTTSIGYRVPASGAGHVRLAVYDMLGREVAVLVDAWKEPGDHAVVLNAAGLSSGVYFYRLTAGGASAQGQGNTLTRRLVLVR, from the coding sequence ATGATCCGATCCTTCGTTGTCACCGTCTGTAGTCTGGCAGTCCTGTCTCATGGTTCTGCGATCGCCGGCGGGAGCAAGACACCTTCTGCGGCCGGTACCAGCCGTCATTTTGCTGCAAAGAATGCCGTGCAGCGCATTGCCTCCGCCGATGAACGCGCCCGGATGGCGGCGGATGCCCAAGCCTTCACGGCCCGATACCTGGGGGCTTCGGCAGGACAGAACATGACGATCCAGTGGGATGGTCAGCAGGGAGTTCCGCTCTTCCTCCGTGTGCCCCAACCGTCGCAGGTGCGCGGCGCCGGTGGTAATGCCGTGAGTGCCATGCATGCCCGTTCCAGCGCTGCGGAGTTCCTGAAGACCAACGCAGCGCTCCTTCGCGTCACGGATCCGGTGGCAGAGTTCCACGAGACTGCCATGGAGGCTGACGAGATGGGATTCACGCATCTCCGGTACGAACAGCGGTACCGCGGGGTAGAGGTGTGGGGCCGGGAGATCCTCGTCCATGTAAGGCCCGATGGGACTGTTGAGAGTCTCAATGGGCGGTACGTTCCCACACCGGTCAACCGGCCGGCGGACGTTGCCGCGGTCTCCGTCGAGCGTGCGCGGAGCGTCGCCCTGGACCATTGTGGTCCGTGGGGAAATGTGACGGCGGAGCGGACGGCGTATCTTCCGGATGATGCCGGTGGTTTGACGTACTGCCGGGTGATCAGTGTGGCCGGGGGGCTCGACCAGAGGAAGGACATCTTTGTTGACGCGGCCACGGGTGCGGTGGTAAAAGAGTACAATCGTGTGGTCATGGACGGTCCCGTCACGGGGAGTGGGGTGGATGTGAAAGGTGCGACGCGGCCGCTGAATCTCTATCAGATCGGCACGCAGTATTTCATGATCGATGCGAGCAAGCCGATGTACATAGCGGCGCAGTCGCAGTTCCCGAATGATGGGAAGGGGGTGTTGTACGCGTTCGATGCGAAGAATGGTGAGACCAGCCTGTATCAGATCACCTCGGCCAACCAGAATTCCTGGGCCGTCAGTCCCGGCGTGTCGGCGTTGTATACCAGCGGGAAGGTCTACGACTACTACAAGAGCGTTCATAACCGTAACGCCATTGACAACAAGGGCGGCACGATGAACGTGGTGGTCAATTTCAAGTCGGGATACAACAACGCGTTCTGGAATGGCCAGTACATGGTCTTCGGGAACGGTGACGGTTCGACGTTCAGCGACCTGACCGGTTCGGCGGATGTGACCGCGCACGAGATGGCGCACGGGATCACGGAATGGTCCGCGAATCTGCTCTATGAGAATCAGTCCGGCGCGTTGAACGAATCCTTCTCGGACATCTTCGGCACGTTGTTCGAGTTCTGGTTGGAAGGTGCGGGCGGGGACTGGTTGATGGGAGAGGATGTGTTCACGCCCGGTACTGCCGGCGATGCCTTGAGGAGTATGTCGAATCCTGGTGGGGCGGAGGTTCCGTCGGGGTCGCGTCAGCCATCCACGATGGCGCAGTACATCAACCTGCCAAATACGGAGGCCGGTGACTTTGGCGGAGTGCATGTGAATAGCGGCATCCCGAACAAGGCGTTCTATCTGTTTGCGACGTCCGCGGGTGTGACGAAGGAGGATGCGGGAAAGGTCTATTACCGGGCGTTGACCACGTACCTGACGAAGAACGCGCAGTTCGTTGACTGCCGTCTGGCTGTCATCAAGTCGGCGGAAGATCTGTTCGGCGGGCCGGGCAACGCGAAGGCGCTTGCCGCAGCGGCAGCGTTCGATGCGGTCGGGATCACGGCGGGTGCGGGCACGGGCCAGCCGCCGGTGGACCCTCCGGTGCAGGGCACACGATACGTTGCGCTCATCGATGCGCAGACCGGTCAGCTGTTCCGGTGGACCATTGGAACGAACACGTTCGCACAGCTCACAGCGGGTGCGTTGTGGAGCCGTCCGGCCGTGACAGACAACGGCGGTTCGCTGTTCTACGTTGATGCGCAGAACAACGTCCACACCGTGAAGTCGGATGGGACGGGTGACCAGGCGCTCTCCACCAGTGGAGGGTTCAACAATATCGCCGTATCGCGGAGCGGGCGGTATCTGGCAGCGACGACGGTCTATTCCGAGCCGAAGATCTACGTCTTCGATCTGCAGAACAGTGCAGGGAACAAGGTGCTTGCGTTGAGCACGCCCGTGTACCAGCAGGGAGAAACGGGAGGGAGTATCCGGTATCCGGACAGGATCGACTGGTCGTCGGACGAGACCAGGATCATGTACGATGCCTACAATACAGCGGTGGTGAGCGGTGGGGATACGGTCGGTTCCTGGGACATCAACGTTGTGCGTGTGGCCGATGGGTCGATCGCGCGGCTCTTTCCGTCGCAGCCGCGCGGCACCGATATCGGGAATGCGGTCTATGCTTCCAACACGGACAACCTGATCGCGATGGACTACAGTGATGCGAGCGGGCAGGTGCAGGTGCTTGCGGTGAACTTGAACACCGGCGATGCGGGTGTTGTCACGAACAACTACTCATCGTTGGGATCGCCGTCGTTCTCGGTAGATGACAAGAAGGTGTATTATCATTACATCGATGAACTCTCCGACAAGTTTCAGGTCTGGTCCGTGAGTCTGGGTACCGACGGGATCACCGGCACGGGGGACGACAAGATGGAAGTGGATGGTGGGGTATATCCGCTGGCGTTCGCGATCGGCACAAGGGCGACGGACGTGGTTGTGGGTGCGGAGTTGCCGCTGGCGTTCGGTCTTGATCAGAACTACCCGAATCCGTTCAATCCGACCACATCGATCGGGTACCGGGTGCCGGCGTCGGGAGCCGGGCATGTGCGGCTTGCGGTCTATGACATGCTTGGCCGGGAGGTAGCGGTGCTGGTGGATGCGTGGAAGGAGCCCGGGGATCACGCGGTGGTATTGAATGCGGCCGGGCTTTCCAGCGGGGTATATTTCTACAGGCTGACGGCAGGTGGGGCATCGGCGCAGGGGCAGGGGAATACGCTGACGCGCAGACTTGTTTTGGTGCGGTAG